The Natrinema sp. CBA1119 genome includes the window GGGCCCTTGAGGAGTACGACATTCCCTATACTGTCGTCGGTGGCGTCGGATTCTATGATACGCCCGAGGTCCAGGCGCTGACGAACCTACTTCGGGTACTTGGTGATCCGCAGGACGACGTCTCTCTCTATGGGGTGCTTCGGTCCCCGCTGTTTGGCTTCACCGATGACCGCCTCGCTCCGGCAGTTGCCGAGGCTGATTCAGTGTGGGATGCACTCGCCGAGACGGACGATCCACAGCTCGCGGATGCTTTCGACCTCCTCACGACATGGCGGACCCTTAGTGGCTGCGCGACGCCGTCTGAAGATGGCGTCCTCCCGTGGAACCGTCTGTTGTCCCGAGTGATCGACGACACGGGGTATCTGGCGAGCGTGAGTGCTGACGAACGCGGTTACCAGGCCGTCGCGAACGTCGAGAAGTTCCGCGACCAGGTCCGTACTTGGAGCGAGAACGGTGTTCACACAGCTGCTGGGTTGCTCCACCGGATCGACCGCCAAGCAGAGATCGACCCCGAGAAGGGGAGGCTGACATCCCCGGCGATGTGGAGGGCGTCCGGATAATGACGATTCACGCCGCGAAGGGACTCGAGTTCCCAATCGTCACTGTTCCCGATCTCGGAAGTGACCTCAATTTCGGGCGGTCCGTCGATGACCACGGCTATGTCCGCCTCGTCGAGGGGACGACTGATGCTCCACCGATTCCTGCCGTGGGTGGTCCCCACCCCAACGATGCGTTCTCAATCGAGAAGACGGCAGTCCACGAATATGCTGATCGTCGCTCGCTCCCGCAAGAGCGTGCGGAGTCCAAACGACTGCTCTACGTGGCCTGTACCCGAACCCGGGACCACCTGCTGCTGTGTGGAACACACGACATCGATATCGATGAGTCTGGCCACATCGAACTCGGTGAGCCAGATGATTTCGACGAGGCCAGTCGATGGCGGGATTGGCTCCAGCCCATTCTGTTTGACGACCATGAGCTAGTCGCTGAGGCTTTCCACGATGGAGCTACAGACGCTCGAATTGGTGATGCCCCATACACCATTCAGGCGCCACCTCGGCCGGTTGAATGGCAATCTGAGGCTCCGACTGAAGAGTTAGACCCTGCGATTACTGTCCCTTCCCCGCCGGAACGTCAGGCTGCCGTTCGCGTTGCCGCGACGACCCTCGTCAGTGCTGTTGCGGATGCCTCCGAAGACGGACACAGCTACACGTCGGGGGATGGGACAGTCGGATTGAGTCCCACCACCTTTGGAACTGTTGTCCATCGGCTCAATGAGCTCCGTCCCCCACGAAAAGAGTGGCCCTCGTTTATTCGTCAATTGAGTCGTATGGGGAGCGAGGAACCGACGGATGACGATCTCCAAGCGGCCGTGAGCCATGCCCAGGATGCGATCCGGTTCGTCGATGAAACTGAGGCGGACCTCCCACTCGAAGCGACCTATGACGAGTACTCAGTTGTCGCTCGTCTTGATGATTCCCGCATAGTGGGTGATATTGACCGTCTTCTGGTCACTCCTGATGCGTATCATATCATCGACTACAAGACGAACGATCTGTCGTCGACGACGACTGATACCCTCGCTGACCACTATCGGCCGCAAATGCTTGCCTACGCTCTCGCGCTCTTCCAGCACGATCCCGCCCGGCAGGTACGTGCTTCACTCCGGTTTACCGATGTTGGGGTGGAAGAACGGTTTGAGTGGCAACGGAGTGAACTGGCTGATATCGAATCTGAACTTCGCTCTATGTTGGAGCTCGTCTCCTGAGCCACATTTACTGATTCTATCAAAACTATTCTAGAGTAGTGAACTATTCTGGAATAGCGTGTAGCTTTGGAATAGAATACTATTCGGACTATTCACCACAGAGTTAAGTTGAGAGGGGTTGATACTGCTGAATAGTATGAGTGGCTCAGATAGCAAGAATAGCATAGATAGAACGAATAGCCCAAATAGCCCATATGATTCGGTACAGACCGATGGGAACTCTCGGGCTGTTTCGGTGTGTATGCTGAAGGGAGGCGTCGGCAAATCGACGATTGCGGTCAACCTCGCCCGACAACTGGCCGCACACGAACACGATGTCCTCCTCATCGATCTTGACCCGAACGGCCACGCGTCCGTGGGGCTGGGGTTTAACGACCAATACCACAACACCGAGGAAACCATCGGCGACGTCTTCTTCAACGATGCTGACCCGACTTCAGTTGTCTACGATACCAGCTATGGGTTCGATATCCTCCCGTCCAGCGAAGACTTAGAACAGGTCGAGCGGGAGATCGTCGTCGGCGACGTATTCCAACCCTCTGCGCTGCTCAAACGGGAAGTCGTCGACCCACTCCTTGGGGACACGTACGATTATATCGTCACAGATTCGCCGGCGTACCGTTCCCGACTCACGGACAACGCGCTCGTCGCGACGGCGAACTTGGTGCTTCCGCTCGCCCCGGGGAACGAGGCGATGGCCGGCTTGGAGCGAACCATCGAGCGACAGATCTCACCGCTTCGGCAGCATATGGACGTCGACGTTCTGTCACTGGTTCCGAACATGTTGAGCGGCCGTATCGACCAGCAGACTCAAGATCGACAGCTCCTCGAACGTCTCAACTCGCACGATAACCTCCAGGACCGCATCCCGAACTTTGCGCGGATTACGGACTGGGAGGCTGTCGACGCCGGCGATCTCAAACCCTCACCGGGCATCCGTGACCGTACCAGCATCACAAAGGCCTATGGCGAGCGCAAACCCCTGCTGGACTACGACCCTGACTGTGACCAGTTGCAGTGTTTCGACGAGTTGGCGCACATCGTCGAGGCAGGTGAGGTGGTCCGCCATGTCTGACGACGATCCGTTTGCCGACCTCGGGGAGACACTCGAAGATGAACCGGACGACGAACCCCAGGATACGGATGACGCATCTGAATCGGGAGGCGACGAGGAGACGCCCTCTCAGGAACCCGTCGAACGACAAAACCCGATGACCGATTCAGCGTTCAGCTATGAGGCCGCTAAACAGCGGCCTTTCTACGCCCGGGAGGCTACGATCGAGGACTTCGATTCCTGGCTGAAGTATGAACTGGAACGCGAGCTCAACCAGCAGGGCTACCAGAACATCGTCGTTCGGGAAATGACTGATGCTCTTCTCCGAACCGTCGTGGAGGAAGATCTCGTAGACGAAGTGGCCGAACGATTCGAACAAGCTCGCGAATCTGCTTCTTCAGAATCGACTGAATAGCGTACTATTCCAAAATAGAAAGCTATTCTACAATACCCCAACAGCAACCTCAGAATAGTCTGATTCCGCCTCTATACGGTGAACTCAGTTGAGACCGCCGGCTCAGTTTTGATATAGCGATATATAATTTATAAATCCGGTTTCTTGGCTATTAACACTACTACCGCCAGAATTCGGAACTTTAGGCAAATACGCGTCTGGGCGTGATTACACTGGTAATCACGACCACTTTGAAGTACCCCGACGCCGTCGGTGAAGCACGAATGCTGCAACCGCCTCATGACGCCGCTTCCCCCAGGGTAGAGTCGCTGAGAGAGGGTGTCTTTCTGCAATTATCGAGTGGGTTCCGAATTCATCTTCTCAGCCGGAAGCCCTATCACGAATTATCTATAATTCGTAACCGAGATGTCGCACTCACCTCCCCGGTCGGGCCAGCCACCCATTCAGCAGCTTCAGACGGTCGTCGATCTTCTCGAGACGCCGGCACTCGCTCAGATTTACGCCCATATTTTGCAGCACGGTCCCATCACCGTTTCCGAGATCGTCGACGAACTCGATATCCCACAGGGGACCGCCTACGACTACGTCCAGAACCTCGAAACGGCTGCCTTAGTGGAGAAAACTCGTGAGCAGCGCCCGTACGAATATGACGCCGAGTCGATTGCACTCACGCTCTCGACGGATGGTGAAACCCAAACGATCACGCCGGCACTTATCGCTGCGGTTGCCCGCCGTGATGAGGATGAAGACATTGATGTCTACATCGAGCGCCATAGCCTCGACGGTCTTGCTGTCGCCCTCGAGTACGCCTCCGAGTACGTTGATGGCACGGTTAACCACCGGATTGCAGCCCGGGAACTTGACCTCTCACCGCTTGAAGCCGAGATCATCCTCCAGGCGCTGGAACCGGTTGCTACCGAATACGCCGACGCAACTGCATGACGACGGTCTATATCGCCGATACTGGTGTCTTTGTGCGGTGTGGCGGTCCGGGCAAGGACAAATTCCAACGGCTTCGTCGGGCGCTCCGACAGGTGAATGTCTCGTTACGTATTCCGCAGCGTGTTTACGAAGAGCTCGGGGGCGATCCTGCAGCAGACGCGTATCCCTCGGGGAACATTCCCTATCCCGATGGATTCGAGGAGGGCTGGATCGTCGTCGCCGACGAGCTCGACTACACCAATCCACTCGTTTCGACAGTGATGGACGAGGCGCGCCGGTTCATCGCGAACGAGACCGACCGCGACGAGGATATCACCGAGAAAGCGGATACGGCGCTCGTTGGGCTCGCTGCGCAACTGCTCGATGCCGGGGAGGCAGCCAACGTTGTTCTCTTGACAACCGACAAACCGGCGGGACGGGCAGCCGAGGCGCTCCTCCCTCAACACGGCTTCAGCGACCGTATCGAATTTCGGTACATCAGCGTCGAATATCTCGAGACGATCACAGCCAACGGATTTCGGTGACGCAGCTCCGAGGTAAGGGCCGATGATCGACGATCGTTCGTTCCGTCCTAAAAGCGCTCTCGATGACAGCTTCGAGCGCTATCTTCAGGACAAGGGGAAAGGCCGCGGTGGGGACGGCGGGAACTACCGACGCAACGCAGGGCGCGAACTCGAACGGTTCGCCGAGTGGGCCGACGGCGACCGCGGCGACGACTGGACCGGGATCGTTCCCGACAACGTCGACCGAGAGCCGACCTTCGAGGACCTTGACGAACGCGTCTTTCGAGAGTACGCCCGACACCTCGTCGGTGATCGAGGGCTCAAACAGAACACTGTACAAACCTATTACCGTTATCTCTCTGCGTGGTGTGGCTGGTGCGTCAATGAGGGCTACCTTGAGGCACACTATGCCCAGCGGGCAAGCGCGATGGCACCGCTCCCCGAGGATGACGGCCGCAAGCCCGGCGACCAGCAGGCCTGGACGTCCGAGCAGCGTCACGCCCTCACCCAGCACGCCGACGAGCGAGCCCGCGACGCCATTGAGGCGTACACGGCACTCCCCGATGATACTGACCCTCTCGACAGGCAACGAGCCCGATATACGGCACTGAAAGCCGCTCGTGACCGTGCCCTCGTATTCGTCCTTGCGTACACAGCTGTCCGTGTCGGAGAACTGCTCCGGGACCCGAACGACCCGCGCCGGCGAGGGGTCCAGTGGGAGGAGATTTCTATCGACGACGGGAGTATGGACGTCTATCGGAAGAAACAACAGTGGGATGCCGCGAGCCTACCCGATCCCGTGATCTCTCCACTTCGGAGCTATCACCAGCTTACGGACCCACCGACGGAGCAGTGGCCGGTGTTCCCAACGTTCGACCAGCGGACGCTTGCGACGCTCGTGCAGGACGAGCTGGCTGATCGAGGGGAACGCCCAGATGCAATCGACGAGCGACGTGGCGAGTATGCTCGTGACCTGTTGCTGGCTCTCGACGAGGACGTTCGACCGCCATCGATCACGACGGATGGCGCACGGTCGATTCTCCAGCAACTCTCGGAAGACTTCGATATCAACATTGACCATCCAAAGCATAATTATCTCGCACCTCACGGCGGTCGACGTGGGATGGGCGAGGTTCTTGTCCGCGCGTTTGGATACACGGTTGCAGCCCGATATCTCGACAATTCAGAGGAGATGGTGCGGGAGCGGTACTCACATATTGAGGCCGGAGAACTCGGAGACGTTGCCACAGAAGCGCTCTCAGAGATTGATGGTTAGTTGAACAGGTAACGAGTAACCGACTGGTCTCAGTTCGCTATCACTGGACCGTAAAACGGTTGGGGGACATACTG containing:
- a CDS encoding ParA family protein; this translates as MSGSDSKNSIDRTNSPNSPYDSVQTDGNSRAVSVCMLKGGVGKSTIAVNLARQLAAHEHDVLLIDLDPNGHASVGLGFNDQYHNTEETIGDVFFNDADPTSVVYDTSYGFDILPSSEDLEQVEREIVVGDVFQPSALLKREVVDPLLGDTYDYIVTDSPAYRSRLTDNALVATANLVLPLAPGNEAMAGLERTIERQISPLRQHMDVDVLSLVPNMLSGRIDQQTQDRQLLERLNSHDNLQDRIPNFARITDWEAVDAGDLKPSPGIRDRTSITKAYGERKPLLDYDPDCDQLQCFDELAHIVEAGEVVRHV
- a CDS encoding helix-turn-helix domain-containing protein, whose protein sequence is MSHSPPRSGQPPIQQLQTVVDLLETPALAQIYAHILQHGPITVSEIVDELDIPQGTAYDYVQNLETAALVEKTREQRPYEYDAESIALTLSTDGETQTITPALIAAVARRDEDEDIDVYIERHSLDGLAVALEYASEYVDGTVNHRIAARELDLSPLEAEIILQALEPVATEYADATA
- a CDS encoding phage integrase SAM-like domain-containing protein, which translates into the protein MIDDRSFRPKSALDDSFERYLQDKGKGRGGDGGNYRRNAGRELERFAEWADGDRGDDWTGIVPDNVDREPTFEDLDERVFREYARHLVGDRGLKQNTVQTYYRYLSAWCGWCVNEGYLEAHYAQRASAMAPLPEDDGRKPGDQQAWTSEQRHALTQHADERARDAIEAYTALPDDTDPLDRQRARYTALKAARDRALVFVLAYTAVRVGELLRDPNDPRRRGVQWEEISIDDGSMDVYRKKQQWDAASLPDPVISPLRSYHQLTDPPTEQWPVFPTFDQRTLATLVQDELADRGERPDAIDERRGEYARDLLLALDEDVRPPSITTDGARSILQQLSEDFDINIDHPKHNYLAPHGGRRGMGEVLVRAFGYTVAARYLDNSEEMVRERYSHIEAGELGDVATEALSEIDG